Proteins encoded by one window of Flavobacterium sp. N502540:
- a CDS encoding M20/M25/M40 family metallo-hydrolase has product MKKTILLTALVLNGLTSFAQSNDEKNIKLFYKKALTESKCYTWLEYLSNDIGSRLSGSASAEKAVQYTKRQLETLGLDKVYLQEVMVPHWVRGEKETAYILDNKTKTVVPICALGGSVATPKTGLTAEVIEVKGIKELAELGDKVKGKIVFYNRPMDPENIETFKSYGACVDQRYAGAKEAAKLGAVGTIVRSMNLRLDDFPHTGAQSYGDLPKEQYIPTAAISTNGAELLSKSLKVNPSLKFYFKQSCETLPDVLSYNVIGEMTGTENPGNIMVVGGHLDSWDLADGSHDDGAGVVQSMEVVRILKNLNYKPKNTIRVVLFMNEENGGKGGAKYEEVSKQKKENHIFALESDSGGFSPRGFSIEADDANFKKIAGFKDLFEPYLVHSFTIGHAGSDINHLTSKAIVKAGLKPDSQRYFDYHHAANDKFDAINKRELELGAATMTTLMYLMDQGGIVLPAAN; this is encoded by the coding sequence ATGAAAAAAACGATTCTGTTAACTGCATTAGTTTTAAACGGATTAACATCTTTTGCACAGTCAAATGATGAGAAAAACATTAAATTATTTTATAAAAAGGCCCTGACCGAGTCTAAATGTTATACCTGGTTAGAATATTTGTCTAACGACATCGGAAGCCGTTTATCAGGTTCTGCAAGTGCCGAAAAAGCAGTGCAGTACACGAAAAGACAATTAGAAACCCTTGGTCTTGACAAAGTTTATCTACAGGAAGTAATGGTTCCGCATTGGGTGCGCGGCGAAAAAGAAACCGCTTATATTTTAGATAATAAAACGAAAACGGTAGTGCCAATTTGTGCTTTAGGAGGATCAGTTGCTACCCCTAAAACAGGACTTACGGCTGAAGTAATCGAAGTAAAGGGAATTAAAGAACTGGCAGAATTAGGCGATAAAGTAAAAGGTAAAATTGTATTCTATAACAGACCAATGGATCCGGAAAATATAGAAACCTTTAAATCTTACGGAGCCTGTGTAGATCAAAGATATGCCGGTGCAAAAGAAGCGGCAAAATTAGGTGCAGTTGGAACAATTGTGCGTTCGATGAACCTGCGTTTAGACGATTTCCCGCATACAGGAGCTCAAAGTTATGGCGACTTACCAAAAGAGCAATACATTCCAACTGCGGCAATCAGTACAAACGGAGCGGAATTGTTAAGTAAATCTTTGAAAGTAAATCCGTCTTTGAAATTTTATTTCAAACAATCCTGTGAGACCTTGCCGGATGTTTTATCTTATAATGTGATTGGAGAAATGACCGGAACAGAAAACCCTGGTAACATTATGGTTGTCGGAGGGCATTTGGATTCCTGGGATTTAGCAGATGGTTCACACGACGATGGAGCAGGAGTGGTTCAAAGTATGGAAGTAGTTCGAATTTTGAAAAACTTAAACTATAAGCCTAAAAATACGATTCGTGTCGTTCTGTTTATGAATGAAGAGAATGGTGGAAAAGGTGGTGCTAAGTATGAAGAAGTTTCGAAACAAAAGAAAGAGAATCATATTTTTGCGTTAGAGAGCGATTCTGGAGGATTTTCTCCAAGAGGATTTTCAATTGAAGCAGATGATGCTAATTTTAAGAAAATAGCTGGATTTAAAGACCTTTTTGAGCCTTATTTGGTACATAGTTTCACTATTGGACATGCAGGATCAGATATCAATCATTTAACCTCTAAAGCGATAGTAAAAGCAGGTCTAAAACCGGATTCACAACGTTATTTTGATTATCACCACGCGGCAAACGATAAGTTTGATGCTATTAATAAAAGAGAATTGGAGCTTGGAGCTGCAACCATGACAACTTTGATGTATTTAATGGATCAGGGAGGGATTGTTCTTCCGGCTGCAAACTAA
- a CDS encoding PAS domain-containing sensor histidine kinase — protein MIDRAPKYSQNNLHFFSQFEDFFDSSPDVLCIASFDGYFKRINPAMTKLLGYTEEEILSRPINDFILEADKLTTTNARKELTQDIGLYNFENRYVTKSGAIVWLLWSSFPVAKDRLVYAVAKNITFRKELEQERNLHLAELTKLNKELRQLTYTTAHDLRSPVNNILAVFDLLDKSSITDPETLELISIIETSTQSLKKTLIDHVALLDKKNEEDDQLEVLHFEVVLKEVLDSINSLLHNSKVKISIDFSEAKTILFNKTSLKSIFLNLITNSIKYSKPGFLPFISFNSLNINGTTQLIISDNGIGFDMEKVKDKIFGLHQTFNTNKDSNGIGLYLVYNHVTNLGGHIDVESNPNKGAKFTITFKS, from the coding sequence ATGATCGATAGAGCACCTAAATATTCCCAAAATAATCTGCATTTTTTCTCGCAGTTTGAAGATTTTTTTGACTCTTCACCCGATGTATTGTGTATTGCCAGTTTTGACGGCTATTTTAAAAGAATAAACCCGGCCATGACTAAATTACTGGGTTATACTGAAGAAGAAATACTCTCAAGACCCATAAACGATTTTATTCTTGAAGCCGATAAACTGACTACTACAAATGCCCGTAAAGAACTTACTCAGGATATTGGTTTGTATAATTTTGAAAATCGATATGTGACCAAAAGTGGTGCTATCGTTTGGCTTTTATGGAGTTCTTTTCCGGTTGCCAAAGACAGACTGGTTTATGCCGTTGCCAAAAACATCACTTTCAGAAAAGAGCTGGAACAGGAAAGAAATCTTCATTTGGCAGAACTTACCAAACTCAACAAAGAACTCAGACAGCTTACTTATACTACGGCTCACGATTTAAGATCGCCTGTAAACAACATACTGGCCGTTTTTGATCTCCTTGACAAATCTTCTATTACAGATCCCGAAACGCTCGAATTAATCTCCATTATTGAAACTTCTACACAAAGTTTAAAGAAAACATTAATTGATCATGTGGCACTTCTGGATAAAAAAAATGAAGAAGACGATCAGTTGGAAGTCCTGCATTTTGAAGTTGTATTGAAAGAAGTTTTAGACTCTATTAATTCCTTACTCCACAATTCGAAAGTCAAAATTTCAATTGATTTTTCGGAGGCAAAGACAATTCTTTTCAACAAAACCTCCTTAAAGAGTATATTCCTGAATCTGATTACCAATTCGATTAAGTACTCAAAACCGGGTTTTTTGCCATTTATCAGTTTTAATTCCCTTAATATTAACGGAACCACACAGTTGATTATTTCGGATAATGGAATTGGTTTTGATATGGAAAAAGTAAAAGACAAAATTTTTGGATTACATCAGACATTTAACACAAATAAAGACAGTAACGGAATCGGACTCTATCTGGTTTATAATCATGTAACGAATCTTGGCGGTCATATTGACGTGGAAAGTAACCCTAACAAAGGGGCAAAATTTACGATCACGTTTAAAAGTTAA
- a CDS encoding YiiX family permuted papain-like enzyme gives MKKSKYLFPVITFLLSFGCALFVALKVFPNNPFSDTKIKEKNTLQTKIQDGDLIFQTSQSPQCEAVRIATNSKFSHCGIIYDINGKWFVFEAVQPVKLTPFNEWIQHGKEAKYLVKRLKNSDKVLTPVVLQKMKAYSQQFDGREYDAYFEWSDTRIYCSELIWKIYKNAANIELSKLKQLKDFNLTDQRVQKIIKERYGNNIPLDEKVVAPVDLADSDLLKTVIDTY, from the coding sequence ATGAAAAAATCAAAATATCTCTTTCCGGTTATTACCTTTTTACTCAGTTTTGGCTGCGCTTTGTTTGTTGCCCTGAAAGTTTTTCCCAACAATCCGTTTTCCGATACCAAAATCAAGGAGAAAAACACTTTACAAACTAAAATTCAGGATGGAGATCTTATTTTTCAAACCTCTCAATCTCCGCAATGTGAAGCCGTACGAATTGCCACAAACTCTAAATTTTCTCATTGTGGTATCATTTACGATATCAACGGAAAGTGGTTTGTTTTTGAAGCGGTTCAGCCTGTAAAACTTACTCCTTTTAACGAATGGATTCAGCACGGGAAAGAGGCCAAATATCTTGTGAAACGATTAAAAAACTCAGATAAAGTTTTAACTCCTGTAGTACTACAAAAAATGAAAGCGTACAGTCAGCAATTTGACGGAAGAGAATATGACGCATATTTTGAATGGAGCGATACCAGAATTTATTGCTCTGAACTGATCTGGAAAATTTACAAAAATGCCGCAAACATCGAATTGTCGAAACTAAAACAGTTGAAGGATTTTAATTTAACTGATCAAAGGGTACAAAAAATAATCAAGGAAAGATACGGAAATAACATTCCGCTCGACGAAAAAGTGGTCGCTCCTGTTGATTTGGCTGATTCTGATCTCCTAAAAACGGTTATTGACACCTATTAA
- the kdsA gene encoding 3-deoxy-8-phosphooctulonate synthase has translation MNIQHIPQIKHTESGNFFLLAGPCAIEGEEMALRIAEKLVGITDNLQIPFVFKGSFKKANRSRIDSFSGIGDEKALKILRKVSETFNVPTVTDIHTNEDADMAAQYVDVLQIPAFLVRQTDLVVAAANTGKTVNLKKGQFMSPESMKHAVQKVLDCNNENVMVTDRGTMFGYQDMIVDYRGIPTMQQYATTVLDVTHSLQQPNQTAGVTGGRPDMIETVAKAGIAVGVDGIFIETHFDPANAKSDGANMLHLDYFEGLMTKLVAIRKTVNSF, from the coding sequence ATGAACATACAACATATTCCACAAATTAAGCATACTGAAAGCGGCAACTTCTTTTTATTAGCAGGACCTTGCGCTATTGAAGGAGAAGAAATGGCTCTTAGAATTGCAGAAAAATTAGTTGGTATTACCGACAATCTTCAGATTCCTTTTGTATTTAAAGGGTCTTTCAAAAAAGCCAACCGTTCAAGAATCGATAGTTTCTCAGGAATTGGTGACGAAAAAGCATTAAAAATATTACGAAAAGTTTCAGAGACTTTTAACGTTCCAACCGTAACCGATATTCATACCAATGAGGATGCTGATATGGCCGCACAATACGTTGATGTTTTGCAAATTCCAGCCTTTCTGGTTCGTCAAACTGACCTTGTTGTTGCTGCAGCAAACACAGGAAAGACTGTTAATCTGAAAAAAGGACAATTCATGAGTCCGGAAAGTATGAAACATGCTGTGCAAAAAGTACTGGACTGTAACAACGAAAATGTTATGGTTACAGATCGCGGTACTATGTTTGGTTACCAGGATATGATTGTTGATTATAGAGGAATCCCTACTATGCAGCAATACGCTACTACAGTTCTGGATGTAACACACTCGTTACAACAGCCTAACCAGACTGCCGGTGTTACGGGCGGAAGACCGGACATGATCGAAACTGTTGCCAAAGCAGGTATTGCTGTTGGTGTTGACGGTATCTTCATCGAAACTCATTTCGACCCTGCTAATGCAAAAAGTGATGGTGCTAATATGCTTCATTTAGACTATTTCGAAGGTTTAATGACCAAATTAGTAGCGATCAGAAAAACGGTTAACTCATTCTAA
- a CDS encoding 2-dehydro-3-deoxyphosphooctonate aldolase, with protein MKKIALFIVLIISITSCISTKSTLKNVDDNAPDLVLKKDNTFSITLFSNDKKYGYDPDYPVNLFFQNTRNEALNETRFLNALAGPNGEKITYTRLETCCPFPTKRSDMGAGFLNVYELKWDGQKKPVKLYLNIYEKGILMVPMGLRLKSN; from the coding sequence ATGAAAAAAATAGCCCTTTTTATTGTTCTCATTATCAGCATAACTTCTTGTATAAGCACAAAATCGACTTTAAAAAATGTAGATGACAACGCTCCTGATCTTGTTTTAAAGAAAGACAATACATTTTCGATTACGCTTTTCAGCAACGATAAAAAATACGGTTACGACCCTGATTATCCTGTAAACCTGTTTTTTCAGAATACCCGAAATGAAGCGCTGAACGAAACTCGTTTCTTAAACGCTTTAGCAGGTCCAAATGGTGAAAAAATAACCTATACCCGCCTGGAAACCTGCTGTCCTTTTCCAACCAAAAGAAGCGACATGGGTGCAGGATTCCTGAATGTATATGAATTGAAATGGGACGGGCAAAAAAAGCCGGTAAAACTCTACCTGAACATTTATGAAAAAGGGATTTTAATGGTTCCAATGGGGTTGCGTTTGAAGAGTAACTAA
- a CDS encoding lysoplasmalogenase yields MRNHFFFKSFIAVSILYLIILFLEYQNLDLFLKPVLVPLLGFGVYFHGKFPSKKILLGALLFSWLGDVILLFADIGEIYFILGLLFFLIAHLMYCVLFNKQTKRNTTINKVLFAIGSLLIAFYLVGMVLFLMPNLGELKIPVIIYAAVISTMLLFAFNGSLTWKKTGSLYVLAGAVSFVISDSILAFNKFNAPIEKSSFFIMLTYLVAQYLIVIGILKLNTKKAD; encoded by the coding sequence ATGAGAAATCACTTTTTTTTTAAATCCTTTATCGCTGTCAGCATTCTATATCTAATTATTTTGTTTTTAGAATACCAAAATCTGGACTTGTTTCTAAAACCTGTTTTGGTACCGCTATTAGGATTCGGAGTTTATTTTCACGGAAAGTTTCCTTCAAAAAAAATCCTTTTGGGAGCATTATTGTTTTCCTGGCTGGGGGATGTAATTCTACTTTTTGCTGATATTGGTGAGATCTATTTTATTTTAGGACTTCTTTTTTTCTTAATTGCTCACCTAATGTATTGTGTTCTGTTCAACAAACAAACAAAAAGAAATACTACTATCAATAAAGTTCTTTTCGCAATTGGCAGCTTGCTTATAGCTTTTTATCTGGTCGGAATGGTCTTATTTTTAATGCCAAATCTGGGTGAATTAAAAATCCCAGTAATCATTTATGCAGCCGTAATTTCGACAATGCTGCTGTTTGCTTTTAATGGTAGTCTGACTTGGAAAAAAACAGGCAGTCTTTACGTTTTAGCAGGTGCAGTTTCATTTGTTATTTCTGATAGTATTCTGGCTTTCAATAAATTTAATGCTCCCATCGAAAAAAGTTCTTTTTTTATAATGCTTACCTATCTTGTGGCACAATATCTGATTGTAATTGGTATTTTAAAACTAAATACTAAAAAAGCAGATTAA
- a CDS encoding sterol desaturase family protein, producing the protein MEEYGKILIIATPIFLVLIIIEKLYGIYKKNDTAPLIDSVSSISSGITNSVKDVLGLSLTFISYEWLVSKIALYHLEANVISYCIAFFVIDFYGYWSHRWAHQINLFWNKHAIHHSSEEFNLACALRQPIASLVNLFTFLLIPAALLGVPASVIAITLPLHLFLQFWYHTKHIKKMGFLEYILVTPSHHRVHHAINPEYLDKNHSQIFIFWDKLFGTFQAELDDVPPVFGITRPAQTWNPIRINFQHLTLLIQDAWRAENWKDKLTIWFKPTGWRPENFEEKYPVTKIENVFAFNKYGTQNSQKLIYWSVTQMLITLLFVTYLFDNVAKIGLPNIFLYGFFILITIYSYSELMDKSKYAIFWEGLRFSIAIGIIMYYGDWFGLNQVISFSNPVILTYLTLSFLITIYFVNIDFKNYRNQPVNS; encoded by the coding sequence ATGGAAGAATACGGAAAGATATTGATTATTGCAACGCCGATTTTTTTAGTATTAATTATAATCGAAAAATTATACGGCATTTATAAGAAGAACGACACCGCTCCTTTAATAGACAGCGTATCGAGTATCAGCTCCGGAATTACCAATTCAGTCAAAGACGTCCTGGGATTGAGTCTGACCTTCATTTCGTATGAATGGCTGGTTTCTAAAATTGCGCTTTATCATCTGGAAGCCAACGTGATTTCTTATTGTATTGCTTTTTTTGTAATTGATTTTTATGGTTATTGGAGTCATCGATGGGCGCATCAGATTAATCTTTTCTGGAACAAACATGCCATTCACCACAGCAGCGAAGAATTTAACCTTGCCTGCGCATTACGCCAGCCTATCGCGAGTCTGGTTAATTTGTTTACATTTTTATTAATTCCGGCCGCATTGTTAGGAGTTCCGGCTTCTGTAATAGCCATTACCCTGCCTCTCCATTTGTTTCTGCAGTTTTGGTACCATACGAAACACATCAAAAAAATGGGTTTCCTGGAATACATCCTGGTTACCCCCTCACATCATCGCGTACATCATGCTATAAACCCTGAATATTTAGATAAAAACCATTCTCAGATTTTTATTTTCTGGGACAAACTTTTTGGTACTTTTCAGGCCGAATTAGATGATGTTCCTCCTGTTTTTGGTATTACAAGACCAGCACAAACCTGGAATCCTATCCGAATTAATTTTCAGCATTTAACTTTACTGATTCAAGACGCCTGGCGTGCCGAAAACTGGAAAGACAAACTTACAATCTGGTTTAAACCCACTGGTTGGAGACCTGAAAATTTTGAAGAAAAATATCCTGTAACCAAAATCGAAAATGTTTTTGCCTTTAATAAATATGGTACTCAAAATTCACAAAAGTTAATTTACTGGTCCGTAACTCAAATGCTAATCACGCTATTGTTTGTGACCTATTTATTTGATAATGTTGCCAAAATCGGATTGCCCAATATCTTCCTCTACGGATTTTTTATTTTGATAACAATTTACAGCTACAGCGAATTGATGGACAAAAGCAAATATGCCATTTTTTGGGAAGGTTTACGCTTTAGTATCGCTATTGGTATTATCATGTACTATGGAGACTGGTTTGGCTTAAATCAAGTTATCTCCTTTAGTAATCCTGTTATTTTAACCTATTTGACCTTATCCTTTTTAATTACAATTTACTTTGTAAATATTGATTTTAAAAACTACCGAAACCAACCTGTTAATTCATAA
- a CDS encoding ATP-dependent Clp protease adaptor ClpS, with translation MSTKEKVRERVREKEATGFNNEIIVYNDDVNTFDHVIDTLMRVCSHTPEQAEQCSLIVHYNGKCTVKTGPIEKLKPQCTQLLEAGLSAEIV, from the coding sequence ATGAGTACTAAAGAAAAAGTAAGAGAAAGAGTTCGCGAAAAGGAAGCGACAGGTTTCAATAACGAAATCATTGTTTACAACGACGATGTAAACACTTTTGACCACGTAATTGACACTTTGATGCGTGTTTGCAGTCATACGCCAGAACAAGCAGAACAATGTTCCCTAATTGTACATTACAACGGAAAATGCACTGTAAAAACAGGGCCAATTGAAAAATTAAAACCGCAATGTACCCAACTTTTGGAAGCCGGATTAAGCGCCGAAATTGTTTAA
- the prmA gene encoding 50S ribosomal protein L11 methyltransferase, producing the protein MSNIYLGYHFTIEPKEPGSEILIAELGEKAFETFTETENGISAFVKKDLWDENILDDIYILQSEEFKIEYTIEEIDQVNWNEEWEKNFEAIDVDGKCHVRAPFHEKTNAEFDIVIEPKMSFGTGHHETTHMMIQHLLEIDVKGLKTLDMGCGTAILAILAEMKGAQPIDAIDIDNWCYLNSIENAERNNCQHISVYEGDAALLAGKKYDLIIANINRNILLNDMQSYVDCLNPKGILLLSGFYEEDIPFIDASCTEKGLTYVKKFQRNNWVSLKYVN; encoded by the coding sequence ATGTCGAATATATATTTAGGGTACCATTTTACAATTGAACCAAAAGAACCGGGTTCTGAAATTTTAATTGCTGAACTAGGCGAAAAAGCGTTTGAGACTTTTACAGAAACGGAGAACGGAATTTCGGCTTTTGTGAAAAAAGATTTATGGGACGAAAATATTCTGGACGACATTTATATTTTACAATCCGAAGAATTCAAAATCGAATATACCATCGAGGAAATCGATCAGGTAAACTGGAATGAGGAATGGGAAAAGAATTTTGAGGCTATTGATGTAGACGGAAAATGCCATGTTCGCGCTCCTTTTCATGAGAAAACAAACGCCGAATTTGATATTGTAATCGAACCAAAAATGAGTTTCGGAACAGGTCATCATGAAACTACGCACATGATGATTCAGCATCTATTAGAGATCGATGTTAAAGGTTTGAAAACACTGGATATGGGTTGCGGAACAGCCATTTTAGCCATTTTAGCCGAAATGAAAGGTGCTCAGCCAATCGATGCTATTGATATTGACAACTGGTGCTACCTGAACTCAATCGAAAATGCCGAACGCAATAATTGCCAGCACATCTCCGTTTATGAGGGCGATGCTGCCTTGCTAGCCGGAAAAAAATACGATTTAATCATTGCCAACATCAACCGAAATATCTTATTAAACGATATGCAAAGTTATGTTGATTGTTTAAATCCGAAAGGGATATTGCTTTTGAGCGGTTTTTATGAAGAAGACATTCCTTTTATCGATGCTTCCTGCACCGAAAAAGGTTTAACATATGTTAAAAAGTTTCAAAGAAATAACTGGGTTTCATTAAAATACGTAAATTAG
- the tpiA gene encoding triose-phosphate isomerase: MRKKIVAGNWKMHKNAAQTEELLNELIAKIPAQTTAQVIVAPTFVNLQAAAAKLKNTTIGVAAQNVHQAEGGAFTGEISADMLTSVGVNTVILGHSERRAIFHETDALIANKVDTALKHDMTVIFCFGEELKDRQSDNHFNIVENQLRDGLFQIAKESWSKIVLAYEPVWAIGTGETASPEQAQEMHEFIREVVRKAFGAAIADEVSILYGGSVKPENAKEIFSKPDVDGGLIGGAALKADDFLAIVTAV, from the coding sequence ATGAGAAAAAAGATTGTTGCAGGAAACTGGAAAATGCATAAAAACGCCGCACAAACTGAAGAATTATTAAACGAATTAATCGCTAAAATACCTGCACAAACTACTGCACAAGTAATTGTAGCACCAACTTTTGTAAACTTACAGGCAGCAGCTGCTAAATTAAAAAACACCACTATCGGTGTTGCAGCGCAAAACGTTCATCAGGCTGAAGGCGGTGCTTTTACAGGAGAAATTTCTGCTGACATGTTAACCAGTGTGGGTGTAAATACTGTAATTTTAGGTCACTCTGAGCGTAGAGCTATTTTTCACGAAACAGATGCCTTAATTGCAAATAAAGTAGACACTGCTCTAAAACATGACATGACAGTAATTTTCTGTTTTGGAGAGGAATTAAAAGACCGTCAGTCTGACAATCATTTTAATATTGTTGAAAACCAATTGCGCGACGGATTATTCCAAATCGCAAAAGAATCATGGTCTAAGATCGTTTTGGCTTACGAACCGGTTTGGGCAATCGGAACAGGAGAAACGGCTTCACCAGAACAAGCACAAGAAATGCACGAATTTATCAGAGAGGTGGTTCGTAAAGCATTTGGAGCTGCTATCGCTGATGAAGTTTCTATTCTTTACGGTGGTTCTGTTAAACCTGAAAATGCTAAAGAAATCTTCTCTAAACCAGACGTAGACGGTGGTTTAATTGGTGGCGCAGCTTTAAAAGCAGATGACTTTTTAGCAATTGTTACTGCTGTCTAG
- a CDS encoding TlpA family protein disulfide reductase has protein sequence MKQITLIFIAFITFSCSQAQKTSFSKEALSEKLLAADDSQVAFKNILKKYKGKTLLIEVWASWCGDCVKAMPQLKELQANNPTVSYLFLSADKTADKWKAGIEKHELKGDHFMMNDGMKGVFGKAIDLDWIPRYIIVDKTGKIVLYRAIEKDFDKINETLKGLK, from the coding sequence ATGAAACAAATAACGCTAATCTTTATTGCATTTATCACTTTTTCATGCTCACAAGCTCAGAAAACCAGTTTTTCTAAAGAAGCTTTGTCTGAAAAATTATTAGCAGCTGATGATAGTCAGGTTGCTTTCAAAAACATTTTAAAAAAATACAAAGGTAAAACTTTGTTAATCGAAGTTTGGGCTTCCTGGTGTGGCGACTGTGTAAAAGCAATGCCTCAGCTTAAAGAATTACAAGCAAATAACCCTACTGTTTCCTACTTATTCCTTTCTGCTGACAAAACTGCAGACAAATGGAAAGCCGGAATTGAAAAACACGAATTAAAAGGCGATCATTTCATGATGAACGACGGCATGAAAGGTGTTTTTGGCAAAGCAATTGACTTAGACTGGATTCCGAGATACATCATTGTAGACAAAACCGGAAAAATTGTACTCTATCGTGCCATTGAAAAAGATTTTGATAAAATCAATGAAACCCTAAAAGGTTTAAAATAA
- a CDS encoding BT_3928 family protein, which produces MKNIITQFSRLFVGVLFIISGLIKLNDPVGFSYKLAEYFSEPVFNIPFLEPLALGLAIFLVILEVVLGVMLLVGYKSKLTIWALLLLIVFFTFLTFYSAYFDVVKDCGCFGDALHLTPWQSFTKDIVLLFFILILFINKKLVKPLFSKFVTNILTLISIILCVIMAVWVLNHNPIKDFRPYKVGSNIEKGMEIPEGAPKSVVEMIFIYKVNGVDKEFTEKDLMNIPEGATFVDRKDKVITEGYVPPIHDFTMTKDDSDYKDELLKEPKLLVFVTYDLTLSNPEGMKKLETLNKEAKTKSYKVIAMTASGPDEITKAKKQYGLDVDFYFCDATTLKTIERANPSIVVLQKGTVVQKVHYNDISDLKL; this is translated from the coding sequence ATGAAAAACATCATTACCCAATTTTCCAGATTATTTGTCGGAGTACTTTTTATTATTTCCGGACTGATTAAACTAAACGATCCGGTTGGTTTCTCCTATAAATTAGCCGAGTATTTCAGTGAGCCGGTTTTTAACATACCGTTTCTGGAGCCATTGGCTTTAGGATTAGCCATCTTTTTAGTAATTCTGGAAGTAGTTCTGGGTGTGATGTTATTGGTAGGATACAAATCAAAACTTACGATTTGGGCTTTACTGCTGCTAATCGTTTTCTTCACTTTCCTTACCTTCTACTCTGCTTATTTTGATGTGGTTAAAGACTGTGGATGTTTTGGAGACGCGCTTCACTTAACACCTTGGCAATCTTTCACCAAAGATATTGTTTTACTTTTCTTTATTCTGATACTGTTCATCAATAAAAAATTGGTAAAACCATTATTTTCAAAATTTGTGACCAATATTCTAACATTGATAAGCATTATTTTATGTGTTATTATGGCTGTTTGGGTACTCAACCACAATCCGATCAAAGATTTCCGTCCGTATAAAGTAGGAAGTAATATCGAGAAGGGAATGGAAATTCCGGAAGGCGCTCCAAAATCAGTTGTTGAAATGATTTTCATCTACAAAGTAAATGGTGTTGATAAAGAGTTTACAGAAAAAGACCTGATGAACATTCCGGAAGGTGCTACGTTTGTTGACCGTAAAGACAAAGTAATTACAGAAGGTTATGTACCGCCAATTCACGATTTTACGATGACTAAAGATGATTCTGATTACAAAGACGAATTATTGAAAGAGCCTAAATTATTGGTATTTGTAACCTATGATTTAACACTTTCCAATCCTGAGGGAATGAAAAAATTAGAAACACTGAACAAAGAGGCGAAAACCAAAAGTTATAAAGTAATTGCAATGACCGCTTCAGGTCCTGATGAAATTACAAAAGCAAAAAAACAATACGGCTTAGATGTTGACTTCTATTTCTGTGATGCCACTACTCTAAAAACAATCGAAAGAGCTAATCCAAGTATTGTAGTACTGCAAAAAGGAACTGTGGTTCAAAAAGTACATTACAACGACATCAGCGATTTAAAATTATAA
- a CDS encoding DUF1599 domain-containing protein, with protein sequence MKNTSLEFDNVITVCRTLFINKMKDYGSAWRILRLPSLTDQIFIKAQRIRSLQENEVRKIDEDEKGEFIGIINYSIMALIQLELGVVDQPDLDVEKATELYDAQVKLTKELMEAKNHDYGEAWRDMRVSSLTDLILQKILRVKQIEDNKGKTLVSEGIDANYQDMINYSVFALILNPINK encoded by the coding sequence ATGAAGAATACTTCCCTTGAATTTGATAATGTAATTACGGTTTGCCGTACTTTGTTTATTAATAAAATGAAAGATTACGGCAGTGCATGGCGCATATTAAGATTGCCATCCTTAACCGATCAGATTTTTATAAAAGCACAGAGAATCAGAAGTCTGCAGGAAAACGAAGTTCGTAAAATAGACGAAGATGAAAAAGGCGAATTCATTGGAATCATCAATTACTCGATCATGGCACTGATTCAGTTAGAACTCGGAGTTGTCGATCAGCCTGATTTAGATGTTGAAAAAGCAACTGAACTGTACGATGCTCAGGTAAAACTAACCAAAGAGCTAATGGAAGCCAAAAATCATGATTACGGCGAGGCCTGGCGTGACATGCGTGTAAGCTCTCTGACGGATTTGATTCTGCAAAAAATACTTCGCGTAAAACAAATCGAAGACAATAAAGGTAAAACACTCGTTTCTGAAGGCATCGATGCCAATTATCAGGATATGATTAATTATTCTGTTTTTGCTCTCATCCTGAATCCCATCAACAAATAG